Genomic window (Cryptococcus neoformans var. grubii H99 chromosome 9, complete sequence):
ACCACATCCACTATGTCTGACCAATACTCTGCGGCATCCGCCTCCAGCCCTTCTCTCACACAAAAGCTTACCGACCTCcgctctcttctctctacCCAAAAGACTGTCATGCTTGTTACCCACGCCCCTAATGGCCGTTTGCATGGACGTGTAATGGCTATCGCTGAGATCACCAAGGACTGgaagttcttcttcatttacGACCGAGAGAGTTATAAGGAACAGGAAGTTGATAACGAGTAAGTTTAATTCAGTTTGATCAAGAGTCACGCATCGATTAACGTTTGATTGTAGCTTCCATGTTAACATCAGTGTCGACGCTATGGCTTATAACAAGGGTTGGGCTTCTATCGCTGGTAAGGCCAGGTAAGCAAATTTTTGCCTATCGACTCAGACTGGCATGTTACTGACTGTCACTTCCAGGAGGAACGACTCCCCAGAGGTCATTCAGAGGCTGTACAACCCTACTGTCAAGGCATGGTTCGCCGACAAGGGCGATGGAGTTCACGACGGTTCTGCCAACGACCCTCGTGTGGCTGTGCTTGAGGTCTCCATTGAAGAAGTCAGGCACTTCCACCAGGAGAAGACTGTTATTGGCACCGTCATTGACGTAGTCGCCTCTACAGTCAAGGGCGAGACCGCCACGCCAGGAGATATCAGACAAATTTCTGGCGAAGAGATTACTAGCGCTTGGGCCAGGGGAGAATTGAAGGAGCCTTAAAATGTTGTATGCTATCAGAAGTCAAGAAGTAACATCGAAGCATGAATCGCATGTAGCCATATTGAACAACGAAATGCTGGATTGGTTCAATGTCTTGGTTGGAACTCCATCATTTTACAACATTTAAGGTCTAcggtgatgaggatgtctTTACGCTTCATTAGCCCACGAGCCATCAAATGGACGTCAACAACTACTCACCTCCATCTCAACCCCAGCTCCTGGaagatctcttcttctgtcctTGATGCTACGCGGTCACCTGGTGATGATACATTTGTTAGCATATTAACTAGCAAGTAGCAAGTCTAAATCGTTACCTTCTAACACTTTAGTTCCATCTATAGCTCTGACCACATTACGATATAGACCTCGCTGATTCAGGTTATATCCCAATTTTCTGGCATATAATCGCAGTGAACGGTTGAACTGAGAACTGGTTAGTTTGACTCGTGGCTTTACTCGCAGGCCTCACAAGCTCATTACCTAGATAAAGAATGGTTAATTCGGCCGTCTCTTGTGACCAGTGGTGGGTCGGTCTTACCAGTGAAATAAATCAAAGAAGCTCCCCAAGACTCATATGGTACACATAATATATCTGAAACAGGTTTTAACCACCACCCAACATACTGACAGACCAACAACTTACCGATACGTCTATAAATGGCGCTTTGCCCCACCCTTCCTACCCCCATCCACTTCGCCTCCAACGCATTCCAATCGTGAGGTGCGCTCAGCTGTTTGCACAACAAGATGTAAGGAATTTCACTGATTGAAACGCAAGTGATGAACTCACCTCGTGAGTGATTACTCCTTTGGCCTTCAACTTATCAACCAACTTCTTGATTGCTCCCTTGTGGGTCTTACCATCGGTGTCATCCCTAGTGATAAGGATATCGACATCGCCGCTAGTTTCCGATCCTCGCCTATAACTGCCCATGATCTCCACCCACAACTTCTCGTCCACAGTCTTGGCTTCTAATTTTATGAGCTCAAAGATTTGCTTACACTCTTCACGAGGTATTAGGGATCTGAGATCTTCATATAGAGCGAGACCTATCTGCTGGCCGGgcgaaagaggaaaacgACCGGTACGAAGGTCAGTTATGGTGCGAGCGCCCATCTGATACAGTTCATTAGCATACTGCCGACCTGCAAGAAATTAGCAAATAAATCACACCAAAAGCGAGACAGCTTACCGACGCCGTATATATCTTTGAATAGGGCCACACAACGAGCATGCTCGTTATCTTCATAGAAGGCGCGACCAGGGACTCCAGATATGAATTCATTTATCTGAGCCACAACCGCTGTCAGTCCTGAGCAGCCTATAAATACATGATAACACACTCTTTCAGCTAGAGCTTCGCCAATACCATTGATTTTACGTGCTTGCGCCCCGCTTGTGATGGGAAACGTGGTGCCTAATGCGAATAAGTGAAAATGAAGGGATTCAAGTAAGTATGCTTCTCACGTCTCatagcagcagcagcttaGGGAGCAACGGATGTTAGTTGATTAGACGACGAGGGGTTCGGCTGACTCACCATTGCGGTACTGTCTGATGGAATGTGGATTCTTCCCCACCTGACCATTGTACAAATCATGTAACTGATCAAATTTCTCAGCTAACCATTCATTGGGCCCCTTCTCGCTCTTGCTACTCTTTTCCTGTCCGCCCTTGCTGAATCTCGCAGCTGAGTCAACGTCGTCTTCTATACCACGATCATCGCTTGGTGAATACGCAGCCTGCTCATCGTCCACGATCTACTTATGGCTTTAGAAAAGAATATTAATAGTGAAGGCAAAACTTCTACTGACCTCATCCTCAGGCAAGATTCCATCCTTGACCCCTTCAATCATTTCGTCTAAAGCATCTCTCTgatcttctttgccttgtTTCCATCCTGGGCCCTTGGAAACAGTATGCTCAGTCTCGACCGCATGGTGAGGAACAGAATCTCTGAGTTTTGAAGGTCCTGCTGTAGATAGAGTAACAGCATTGCGTAGAGGATTGTTGCTGTAAAATTGAGCAACACTGGCTTGAAGTCGAATTTTCTTGGGCAGCGACTCTTCAGACTCGGTTTCCGATTCCAACGCTGTGCGCCTTGTACGACGGATACGTTAGTTTCAAGTAATTAAGACGAGAGGCGAGAAAGAATAGCCTACCCCGTTAATCTTTGATCAGCCGTACCAGCCAGTCTGGGGTTGCGTTGATCGAGGCTACCAGCGGACATCGCCCTAGAGAACAATGAATCCACCCGAAAGCTGCGGAAATTTTCAACTGGTAGTAAGACACCCTGGAAGGAAATTAGACTTCATTCAATGCCACATGGGACACTGTAGGAAAGAGGGCGACATTTACATTAAGTTTGCTTTGAGATATCCACTCCCATATCACACATTCCGTTCCCAACGGCAGTTCGTCCAGGGattgaagacgaagaagcttgGCAAGTTTGGCTTTTGTTCTGTTATGGCTGTCGTATATGACATGTGTAGTAGCTTTATCAGGGTACAGGACGACAGTACCACCAAGCTCTATAATCTGATGCGATGTCAGATCTGAACGGAAAAGGTTGAGTTCAGACTCACCTGATCCCACGCCTGCCTTTGGATAGACATCGGTTTCTCCCCTGGAGGAAGGCAAATGCGCAGCCCTCGGAAAACACCGTCTCCGAGACTGTGGCCGGAAATCTTCTCCACGGGCTGTTTTACCTTTCTCTTTGCCGCATTCTTTCCGCCTACAGAACCACAGTCTTTCTTCGCCACAAAGGCCTGAAAATGCTTGCTGAGATTCTGAAATTTCTTGTTCGCCTCACCCTTTAGGGGCAGTAATCCTAATGGACCTGGTGTGGCTATACAATCACGAGGACTTCGTCCAAATGTGCCTACTGCAGGACGCGAAGTATCCGGTGTGTCGACCGGTGAAGGTATGTATTCAGGTGTGTCGATAGTATGGGCACGTCGTCGTGGGGACGCTGTCATGGGAGGATGCTTGGAGTTTTTGATTGCTATAGGTCTCGCTGAGGGGCCTGCAGGTGTAGCTTCATCAAAACTCGGGGTTGGAATGTTAGGAAAAGTCACATTCGCAGTATGAGGAGTCGACACTCCTCCAAATTGAGACTGGCGAAATGAAGGCAAATGAGTTGCTGATGAAGTGGCCACTGGAATAGAAGTTATACAGGAGGCCAATGGAACGGGACTCTCGGTGAAAACACTATGACGAGATAGCTCAGAACCCATTCGGGTTTCATTCTTTGGTTTTAAGGGAAGTTCTTCACTGGATGAATGATGACCAATGTCAGCTTTTTCAGCACAGACGACGGGGCATTTGGAGGGCAGATCCTACTCAGGCTGACAGACCTCGTCTGACACGCTTTCTATCGACTCCTGACGTAATAATCTATGAGCTCGAGGAGTAGACGTCTTCCCCATGAGTGATGGATGAAATGAGGGGGGCGGCTGAGACTCGGCGAAAGGGAAGGCGTGCGCGGTCCGTGCAACATTGATTGATGCGACTCTCGGAGGTAGCGGGATCGAGCATGTATCGTGTTCAATAAAAGGATCGTCGTCCATTAAAGTCTCCGTGACGTGGACAACTGTAGTGGGCCCTTCGGACTTGAAAACTGGCTGTATTTTCCAATCAATCTCATTCCTTACTGACTCATCAtactctcttctttcctctccagTCTCCTCCAGTATCCCAGAGTCGTCCAGATCGTCAAATACTTTCCAGAATTTGGCGGAGAGCGCCTCGCGCTTGATGGCGGGAGCCATGCTACACAGAAGATGACGTCGATCTGAACACGAGTCGCAAATCTACCTTGAGGAGGCCCGGCCGCGCAAGGATGTTGATAATGAGACAGAAGATGTAAACCAGGGAGCGAATGTGGTTTGGACCCAGACGAGTACCTTTGGTATCCGTGGCGGCGTGGGAACCGAGGgtgagaggaagggaaaagataGCCAAAGAGCGGAGCCGAGAACTGCAGTCCAGTCAACTTTTATCAGCCAGGAACAACAGTTAGTACAACAGGGCATaaaagaagcaaacaaCATCAAGTGGCCGCCGGCTGCCGCATTTTACCACGTGGCTACCGCGTGAGCACTACGTCTTTTTTGCAGTGATCAGCTCGGCTAAGAGTTATCCGGGCTGATCCAGCTCTGATAATCAGTATTTGGCAATAGAAAGGGTACTTATAAATCAAGTTATTAGAAAATGGAAGGCTCATTGGTATCTTTCCCTAATAAATTATTAAATAATTCTTGACATCCGGTTGGCTTGTTGTGATTCCTCCCGGCGTCATCAGCGAACGACCTGACCGAGGTTACAAACTCCTTGTGTCACCCCCGCCTTGCATGTCAATTGCGTTGGCTTTATATTGCAGCCATCGACAGTACAGCATACAATTCCTGAGAACTGTATTACAATCCTTACATAGAATTTCAACAGTTTATACCACCTTAAGCAGCATGTCAGACCTCACTGAGCCTGGTTTCAAGGTACGCATGTCTCCCGCTAAGACGGCTCTGCGTTCCCATAGCGCTCACGAACCGACAATTATGTAGACCAGCGACGTTCTTTCTGTAAGGTTTCCCTCAGGTGATGGATATTTATTATCTTACAGGAAACGCATAGTCCCTGGCTTCTGTTTTTGAGAAAATGCCTGATGCCGAAAAGAAGAGTCAAATTAAGAAGGTGAGCGGTGGCAGCTTCTCAAATCGTAAACGACATGCTTAGGCGACCCGACGCAGACAAATGGAGTCTTTCAGCTTAATGTGAAGAACAgccaaggaaaagaagctaTCTGGGTGTAAGTTCGAAGCTTGCTGAATGGTAGGAACTAAACTAACGCTTCTCAGCATCGATTTGAAGAACGAGGGCAAAGTTACGAAAGGTCCTGCCAACCGACCCGGTGAGTTTTTTGGGGAGTATATATTTTACATCAGTTAATTAATGACCTATTACTGTAGATGTCTCAATTTCTCTAAGTGATGGTAGGTACTGGGCTGCCCACTCGGGTAAGAAGATCGCTcaatctccatctctcaatCAGACACCTTCATTGGCCTAGCAGATGGCAAAGTGAATGCACAGAAAGCCTTCATGACCGGCGGTCTTAAGGTTAAGGGCAATGTGAGTCTTGAGACCCGGGAAACTTCAGGATATGGGGCTCATCATGTCTATAATTACACAGATTATGCTTGCGGTGtgtctttccttcttcgctttgTTTCCAGATTCACAGCTGACTATTCCTTGTGCCAATAATACGCAGACTAAGCTTGACGCCGTGTTAAAGGTATGCCATCAGGCTGTTGTTGTGTAACGTTCTTTGTACTGACCAGTAAAACCAGAATGCCAAAGCGAAGCTCTAAATAGTAGATCTGTCCAGTGGGTTTGTAATTATACACGAGTACGTTACAGAAGCTGTAGCCAGACGGCAGGCTTTCGCAACTGTGCTTGAGACAATACCTCTCCATGCCTGCCTGGGAAATGATTAACCACTTTGTGTAGTATTCAGTTGTCATGTCATTTCACTGTACAAATATGATTTCCGAAATTAGTCGTTGTTTTATAAAAGCATTTTAAATTGCTGATCTTTGGAATATTCATAAGAACACAGTTGCATTTAGGTGCCGGCTGTCTCTCATCATTTCGATTGACTTCCAAAATGTGTTATGGACCCCTCCACACTCTATCCTGACTTTTCGCTCGCCGTACCCTTCTGTTCTGATTCATCTAAATTTAGCGTACCGTCTCCCCCACCGTTCGCAACTCCACCCTTTTGGTCAGAATTTACGTCTGCCTCCTCCGCGTCACCCTCTTTATCTTCATGCGCTTCCGCATCCTCAACGGTCAGCCTCCTCTGCTCCTCAACAGTCTCCACCTTTATTCCATCCATAGCATCAAACCATCCGTCAATTACTCTTGAGATACCTTCCGCTTCTGACCCCTTAACGAGCTGGTAATAGCTAGGATTGCTCTTTACTCTGACAGAAAGGAATGACCAATTTACAATGTCCATCATGTCTGCTTTCCTGCCGTCAGGTCGGCGGGGTCTGTCGACGGtagggcgaggaggaggtcTGCGACCCTTGAAAAAATTGTTAAGAGCTTGGATAGCTCTTGGGTCGaccgaagaggatggtgtAGATCTACgtgaaagaagatcaaggattTTAGATTCCAATGGGAGACCCTCCTTGAGCATTCGAGAAATCATGACTTGCTGCTCTGCTTGGCACATGATAAACATCCTTCCACCAGGGGCAGTGGGGGCCGCCGAAGCAGCAGCGAAGCCTTGCATCTTCACCAACTCTTGCGCCGAATAGCTTACCAGGTGCTTTTCAGGTTTTCCTTTGGGCCCCTTGCCTTCGGGTCTCGTTTTCATGCTCACGTACTGCGTGCCCATTATGATGACGCTGTCACCTCGCACTGGAAGTGTCCAACACGATTGACGAGGGGCGATGATAGCACGGATAATACCACTCGCAAAAAGCTCGAGAACAATGGCGAGATCCGTCGGTGCAATGTCACGAGTAATGTAACCGATACCATGGAGCACCGGTTCAAACaatctttcatctttcaaGCGTTCGGCGAACGGCTCGACCTCGTCGCGAGATCGTGAAAGGAAGCCATTGACATTCATCTCGGTTCCCGATTGAGTGACAAGATCGGCGGCAACGGTGGCGCAAGCTTGAACGGATGGCACAAAAATGATGGCACCGCCTATCACGGATTTGAGAATATCGTAGGTGGGTTTGATCATCGAACGAAGTAAGGTAGGACCGTGGGGAATTGTGAACGATTTGATGGACACAGAAATATGATTGCCACGATCTGAGGGAGCGAAACTGAACAAAGCGGGAGGTTGTGAAGCGACAGGTCTTCCCCATTGATCCAATGGCCCAGGGTCAATCCCAAGCCATTCAGCAAGATCAGAGGGATCGATAAGAGATGATGTCGTACCAACGATTCGGGTTCGTGCAATGCGGGCAAAAGTCAAAATTTTTGATACGGCAAGTTCGTACACTTCATCGAGAAGATGTAGATCTTCAAAGACATACAGCTCTAAACGTGGAGTATTCAGGAAATTATCAATTTTTTCATTGTTCAGGAGCGCAAAGGGTGTCGTAACCCCAATAGCAGGCCCTCCAGAGAGAAGTTGGTCAAATTCGGACACGTTGAAAAGAGGCTTGACGGCTACTCTTCGCTTTGGAGGACATAAATTTCGCAATCTAGCAACGGCTTCATGGACGGCGTAGCGCTCAGGAACCATTATCAAGACAACCGATTCTTTGTTATGCCGGAAAGCATTCCTATCAGGCCAGTTAGTCGAAGAACAGGAGCGAGCTTCTTGAGAATTCACGTACCATATAGCCCCCTCCGCCAGTAAAGTCTTTCCGCTTCCAACAGGAGCAGAGACGACAGCGCTCATAGAAGTGTTATAAAGCATCCAGAAGGCATGGCTTTGGATTGTATTCAAAGTGTCCAACGTCTGAGCATATCGCTGCTCTAGCTGGGGATCATTGAAGCAGGAGCGGCGCAGGAATGGAATACCAAGAATTTGAGTGGATTCCTTCGGAGGTGGCGGCATTATGAGATCGCTCAACTGAATGACGAGCTGCTCATAGGACCATAGCCATTTGTCGGATATGGAGATAATTGATATCGAGTCTGGAGGAACATCATCAAAGGGTAGGAAAAAGTCGATGTCGATAGCGGTAGTTGAGGGGGTGACGCGGATACTACGCCATTGATAGATATTTAAACCTTCTTTGTCTTGTACCCATACATAAAACGGTTCGCTGCTACCAGAGATCTTGTTATGCCATTTGAATTGTGGTGTGGCCTTTACGGTGATTTGTATCAGATCATGGGTGATCGGCCGCAAGGTGTGGGTAAGGTTGACAGTTGGGAACATCATGGCGGCATCCAAGACAGCCTGCCCATGTTTCTCGTTCATGTGAATGAACTCGCCATTTTCTTGAGCAGTCATGTCTCGGAAATCAGAGATGGTCATGCTATCGGGCGTATATTGAGTAAGTTTGTGAATGGTTTCGCGCTGCAACACCTTGAGCTGGGCGAGACCGTGATCGTAAACCCATTGTCGGCGTTCAATACATTTGCTGAGCTCGACCAACAGGTAGGAGCAATTGGCCCAGTTACGGCTAAGAGCAATCTCAAGCAACGCGCGAATAATACGTCCGGCATTCTGACTCTCAGTGAGCTAATTGCCGGGTGGATCGAATGCCTCACTCACTTGTGCAACGAATGCAGCGTCAGAAACGAGAGCAAAATCGTTGATGTAGACGTTGGAGATATGCGCTTGGAGCAGGATATTGACTTTGTTGCGCTTGTTGATCGCACCACCCTTCGAAGAAAATCAAAATTTAACTCGCAATCAAGCCTCGAGATACTTACGGCAACTTCCAATGGGATGACACCGCTGCCGATAATggcttcaagctcttccacTTCGCTGTCTCGAAGCTGAATTTGCTCGAACTCAGTCGCTTCACACAGCATCTGGAACAGATCTGCATTGCTCATTCGAGGATTGAATTTACTGTTGAATATCTCAATAGTAGAGAACCTGAGGTAGTACTTGGCTGCAATGCGACCTAGATCTGTGATACCGAATGTGTTGGCTAAGTCATCATATCGAACCATCCTAGctttttgaagaagacgagcaGCTTGAACAATGAGCTCGTTGCGCTTATTGCCAAGTTGCGGGTCATCTTTTGTAACATCATGGGCCATGGCATAAACCCAAgggttcttcttcatgcGAACGAAAAGATAGGTGTAACTCAACCATTGCATTGCTTCTTGAACATTGGTAATTGTTCCTAAAGCCACCTCAGCGTTAAGGGCATCTGTCATGCCGGGGATGAATTTGGATTCGATAGGAGTCTGAGACATGACCGCTGTCACATAGTGATCAACCTTGTCGTGGGTGGTACATATGAAGCCGACTCCACTTGTTGCGTATCCAGGTCGGCCAGCTCGGCCGAAGATTTGAAGGACGTCTAGGACAGAGAGATCCATAAACGAACCTTTGCCAGTGTCATAAACCTGGGTGCCTTTGATGATAACAGCATGTGCTGGAAGATTAACACCCCATGCCAAAGTTGAGGTGCAGCATAGGACGTTAATGCAACCATCCCCAAAcatcttttccatcatATTCCTGTCTGTTCTCAGCATACCGGCATGATGGATACCGAATCCGGCGTCGAATagctccttcatctccttgtTTTTAGACTTCGAAATCTCTGCTCTGTACTGACTGAATTTCACATGACCATCGGTCTGGAAGAAAGTGGAAACACCTTCTTCTAAAGCCATTTCCTTGAGAGTCTGTGCAGTCTTGACAGTGTCTCGCCTGGCATGTACAAACACCATTACTTGATGACCAGCCTCCACAAGTTCAGAGACCTTTTCAAAAACGACTCGATCCATGTTACGTGCAGAGACGGCTGAACGAGGCTTTCCAGAAACACCAATGAAATGCTGCTCGAGAGGAACTGGTCTGAAAGAAGCGTCGAAATAAAAAAGACCTTGATACCGGTTTACCCTCAAGAAATCTCCAACGTCGACATAATTCGGCAGGGTGGCACTGAGGCCGACAATGCGAATGAGAGATTGGCTTGATTCAACTTGTCTGAGTGTTCTGGCCACAATGGTCTCAATGACGGCACCTCGATCTTCCGCAAGCAAATGGACCTCATCGATGATAAGCAATTTGACTTTAGACGCCAGTTCTCCTTCACCTGTCGGTTTTCTAGTCACCACATCCCATTTCTCAGGAGTTGTCACTATGATCTGTGTTTCTTCGATCTCTTGCTTTGTTAATTGCATGTCTCCAGTCAACTCTCTGACCTTGATATTGAGCCATGCAAGACGTTTTGCAAATTTAGACACAATTTCTGCAGCAAGGGCCTTCATGGGGGCAACATAAATAACCTTGAAAGCGTTGCGATTGATGTTGAAGCCTGAAGAGTGGGAGGTAGGACCGTCCATAACATGCTGAGACAGAACACGGATGATTGCCATGATAGCAACATCAGTTTTACCCTATAAGTGCATGGTAAGTCTTTAATTTGTATAATCATCAGTGCCATAGACTTACGGCACCAGTCGGCGCTGAAAAACAAATGGTCAGCTAATACCTTGCAAGCAAATGGCTCCCTCACCGCAAATCAACATATTCTCGTTTGTGTTCATAGCAGTGGGCTGTACGATACTTTGCATCCTATTCAACTGGATGTATTTCTGCGACAAAATTAATTTAGCACTGTGGGCACGACCTTTTGCTTACAGGGAAACACCCTCTAGCCATGGGTGGCAATTCAGCAACTTTAACAGGACGCTCTGTTTTCTTAGGCGGTACAGGATTGGCTGGAGGTATAATCACCTCTTCATACGTCTATGACAGGATCAGTGTTTATCATACCAT
Coding sequences:
- a CDS encoding DNA polymerase lambda subunit gives rise to the protein MAPAIKREALSAKFWKVFDDLDDSGILEETGEERREYDESVRNEIDWKIQPVFKSEGPTTVVHVTETLMDDDPFIEHDTCSIPLPPRVASINVARTAHAFPFAESQPPPSFHPSLMGKTSTPRAHRLLRQESIESVSDEVCQPDEELPLKPKNETRMGSELSRHSVFTESPVPLASCITSIPVATSSATHLPSFRQSQFGGVSTPHTANVTFPNIPTPSFDEATPAGPSARPIAIKNSKHPPMTASPRRRAHTIDTPEYIPSPVDTPDTSRPAVGTFGRSPRDCIATPGPLGLLPLKGEANKKFQNLSKHFQAFVAKKDCGSVGGKNAAKRKVKQPVEKISGHSLGDGVFRGLRICLPPGEKPMSIQRQAWDQIIELGGTVVLYPDKATTHVIYDSHNRTKAKLAKLLRLQSLDELPLGTECVIWEWISQSKLNGVLLPVENFRSFRVDSLFSRAMSAGSLDQRNPRLAGTADQRLTGRTALESETESEESLPKKIRLQASVAQFYSNNPLRNAVTLSTAGPSKLRDSVPHHAVETEHTVSKGPGWKQGKEDQRDALDEMIEGVKDGILPEDEIVDDEQAAYSPSDDRGIEDDVDSAARFSKGGQEKSSKSEKGPNEWLAEKFDQLHDLYNGQVGKNPHSIRQYRNAAAAMRRTTFPITSGAQARKINGIGEALAERINEFISGVPGRAFYEDNEHARCVALFKDIYGVGRQYANELYQMGARTITDLRTGRFPLSPGQQIGLALYEDLRSLIPREECKQIFELIKLEAKTVDEKLWVEIMGSYRRGSETSGDVDILITRDDTDGKTHKGAIKKLVDKLKAKGVITHELSAPHDWNALEAKWMGVGRVGQSAIYRRIDILCVPYESWGASLIYFTGNELFNRSLRLYARKLGYNLNQRGLYRNVVRAIDGTKVLEGDRVASRTEEEIFQELGLRWRHPHHRRP
- a CDS encoding sterol-binding protein, whose product is MSIALALYCSHRQYSIQFLRTVLQSLHRISTVYTTLSSMSDLTEPGFKTSDVLSSLASVFEKMPDAEKKSQIKKTNGVFQLNVKNSQGKEAIWVIDLKNEGKVTKGPANRPDVSISLSDDTFIGLADGKVNAQKAFMTGGLKVKGNIMLATKLDAVLKNAKAKL
- a CDS encoding RNA helicase, whose product is MSVQHYLGTLFQPQPPTFEDSWKAVISSWGSSQLRAQATDDDEPVLETSPWPSVLNYLSDTGLPSMTLEPPPIESTPAPESSSSTKTDLADRLRQHIPTTFGSLVNLLSTPRSNDDIQSELIEIMGFEGDALSLIEELLKPGARQNVVDSCLHSISSAQDKKEAKPALMDKPTYLPNARMTVKGKVKDRKKIIDISDIVGSAEDINKRLQEQIEGPKAMFSEDGPKMVDQEILPHVYTATGNKFIPLSHGGKFALPEGTKREYMDTYEEVIIPPANPVPPKKTERPVKVAELPPMARGCFPKYIQLNRMQSIVQPTAMNTNENMLICAPTGAGKTDVAIMAIIRVLSQHVMDGPTSHSSGFNINRNAFKVIYVAPMKALAAEIVSKFAKRLAWLNIKVRELTGDMQLTKQEIEETQIIVTTPEKWDVVTRKPTGEGELASKVKLLIIDEVHLLAEDRGAVIETIVARTLRQVESSQSLIRIVGLSATLPNYVDVGDFLRVNRYQGLFYFDASFRPVPLEQHFIGVSGKPRSAVSARNMDRVVFEKVSELVEAGHQVMVFVHARRDTVKTAQTLKEMALEEGVSTFFQTDGHVKFSQYRAEISKSKNKEMKELFDAGFGIHHAGMLRTDRNMMEKMFGDGCINVLCCTSTLAWGVNLPAHAVIIKGTQVYDTGKGSFMDLSVLDVLQIFGRAGRPGYATSGVGFICTTHDKVDHYVTAVMSQTPIESKFIPGMTDALNAEVALGTITNVQEAMQWLSYTYLFVRMKKNPWVYAMAHDVTKDDPQLGNKRNELIVQAARLLQKARMVRYDDLANTFGITDLGRIAAKYYLRFSTIEIFNSKFNPRMSNADLFQMLCEATEFEQIQLRDSEVEELEAIIGSGVIPLEVAGGAINKRNKVNILLQAHISNVYINDFALVSDAAFVAQNAGRIIRALLEIALSRNWANCSYLLVELSKCIERRQWVYDHGLAQLKVLQRETIHKLTQYTPDSMTISDFRDMTAQENGEFIHMNEKHGQAVLDAAMMFPTVNLTHTLRPITHDLIQITVKATPQFKWHNKISGSSEPFYVWVQDKEGLNIYQWRSIRVTPSTTAIDIDFFLPFDDVPPDSISIISISDKWLWSYEQLVIQLSDLIMPPPPKESTQILGIPFLRRSCFNDPQLEQRYAQTLDTLNTIQSHAFWMLYNTSMSAVVSAPVGSGKTLLAEGAIWNAFRHNKESVVLIMVPERYAVHEAVARLRNLCPPKRRVAVKPLFNVSEFDQLLSGGPAIGVTTPFALLNNEKIDNFLNTPRLELYVFEDLHLLDEVYELAVSKILTFARIARTRIVGTTSSLIDPSDLAEWLGIDPGPLDQWGRPVASQPPALFSFAPSDRGNHISVSIKSFTIPHGPTLLRSMIKPTYDILKSVIGGAIIFVPSVQACATVAADLVTQSGTEMNVNGFLSRSRDEVEPFAERLKDERLFEPVLHGIGYITRDIAPTDLAIVLELFASGIIRAIIAPRQSCWTLPVRGDSVIIMGTQYVSMKTRPEGKGPKGKPEKHLVSYSAQELVKMQGFAAASAAPTAPGGRMFIMCQAEQQVMISRMLKEGLPLESKILDLLSRRSTPSSSVDPRAIQALNNFFKGRRPPPRPTVDRPRRPDGRKADMMDIVNWSFLSVRVKSNPSYYQLVKGSEAEGISRVIDGWFDAMDGIKVETVEEQRRLTVEDAEAHEDKEGDAEEADVNSDQKGGVANGGGDGTLNLDESEQKGTASEKSG